GCCACCCGCTCGTCACTCTCGGCTGCCGACCGGGCGCCCACAACCCGCCTGCCGCGACGGTCACCTTGTGCAACCGATAGGAGACATACAGTGAGTCATGGGCGGGCAGAGGCACCCTGTCGAGGAGAACGACCTGTCGACACCACGGTGGCCGTGGTAGGCGCCGGCATGTCCGGGTTGATCGCGGCAAGGGAGCTGTGCCGTCAGGGCATCGACGTACTCGTGCTGGAATCGGCCGACCGTCCCGGGGGACGGATGATGGCCGAGACGTCTTCGCTGGGCTCGCGCCTGGACCTGGGCGGCCAGTGGGTGGGTCACGGCCATCACCGGTTCACGGCCCTGGCAGCCGAGTTGGGCGCCGAGATGTTCCCCATGCACACGCCGAAGGTCCCGGAAGTCGTCGATGGTTCCGGCAGGATCGCGACCGTCGGCCCGACGATGCTGGCGGTCAGCGCGGTACTCCTGGCATGGGAGGCGCGGGCAAGGCGCGGAGCACCCGGCAAGTGGGCCTCGCAGACGGTCGACGAGTGGTTGCGCAGGGTGCCGGGCCGTAAGGCCCGCAGGCTGCTCGAAGTACTCGTCTCGGTCTCTGTGACCGCCGACCTCGACCGCTACTCGATGCACGCCTTCGTCGAGGCGGTCCGCTACCAGGGCGGCCTCACGGCGATGCTGTCCACGAACGGCGGCGCCCAGGAGAGTCTGATCGTCGAGGGCGCGGGAACGCTGACGGAACGGCTGGCCGCCGACCTCGGCACACGGGTGCTGACCGGCCACCGGGTGACCTCGATCCACCACGACGGCAGCGGCGCGACGCTCCACACCGCTTCCGGCGCCGTTCGGGCCGACAAGGTGATCGTGTCGGTGCCGCCGCCCATGTCGGCCCGGATCTCCTACGATCCTCCGCTGCCCGCGAGCAGGACCGCTCTTGAGAAGAACACCTACATGGGCTCGGTCTACAAGGCGATCGCGGTCTACGAACGGCCCTTCTGGAGGGAGCGGAACGGGCATGCGGAGTTCTTGCTCCTGGACCGTCCCGGCGGTGCGGTGTTCGACACCACGTCGCCCGACGGCCCGGGCCATTTGTGCGTCCTCGTGGCGGGGACGGAAGCCCGGGAACTCGACCGGCTGGGCGCCGCGGGCCGGAGTCAGGCACTGCTGCGCCGGCTCGTCCCGCGTCTCGGTCCCGAGGTTCTCACCCCCGTGAGCTGGCACGAGAAGTCGTGGCACCTCGACGAACACGTCGGCGGCGGATACGCGGCACTGGCGATTCCGGGGACCACCGACGGATACCTCCCCATGCCGTCCCAACCGGTCGGAGCCCTCCACTGGGCCGGGACCGAGACGGCGAGCGAGCACGCCGGATACATCGAAGGCGCCATCGAATCCGGCGAACGCGCCGCTCGCGAAGTGATCAAGAGCTTGGCGCACACCGCGCGGTGAAGACATGAAGTCGGCACCGCCCCCAGGGTCAGGGAGTCACACCTCGCCTACCCAAGTGGTCGCGAACCCCGCCGCGTCTCTCGCGGCGGGGTTCGGGGCCCGCCTGCCCACCCTCGACGGCCATTCCCTTGCCGTATCGCGACCCCATCGCCCGACTGAGACGATTTCGAATCATGCGTGACAGAGAGCCGGTCGTTCAGGCGCGGACTCGCCCAGCCCCAGCGCAACGCCGCAGCACGGAGCGAAGGCAGATGATTCTCAGCACTGCCGAGAAGCTGCTCGGCGAACAGGGCTACGAAGCCTCCACGATCAGAGCCATCGGAGCGCGCGCACACATCCCCGTCGCCTCCGTCTACCACTACTTCTCCGACCGCCATCAGGTCGACGCCGAACTGCTGCAGCGCGACATGCGCGAGCTCGACTTCCTCGTCAGCGCCGTCCTGGCGGAAAGCGACCCGCCCACCCTGCCGGACACCGTGAACGCTGTCTTCGACCTGATGCTCGACTACTTCCGCCGGCACCCCAGCGGCATCGAGCTGTGGGTCAAGGGACGCACAGCGACGATCAGCAAGCTGGTCCGCGCGTTCGATGCGACCCAGGCCGGCAAGGTCCGGGACCTCCTCGTCGGGCGTGGCCTCGTCCGTGCCGACCTGCCACTCCTGGTCCTTCAGCTCGCTTTCGAGGCCGCTGACCAGCTTTTCCACGTCGCGTTCCGGAACTCGCCCGACGGTGACGACACCACGATCGACGAGGCACGCCGCGTGGTGACCGCCTATCTGGAAACCTACGCGTCACGCGCGGCGCACCGGCACGGCTGATACGGCAACGCGAGCCTGCAACAGCACCGCACGGGCAGGGCCGCTACCGCGACCCGGAGGGGAGGGACTGTTCCGCCCAGATCACTTTCCCCTCCCGGTGGTACCGGGCGCCCCAGCGTCCGGCGAGCTGCGCGACCAGTAGCAGGCCGCGCCCGCCCTCGTCGAAGGTCCGCGCGCGACGCATATGAGGAGCGGTGCTGCTGGCGTCCGAGACCTCGCACGTCAGGGTGTCCTGAAGGATCAGCCTCAGCTGGACGGGACTCCTGCCGTACCGGATCGCGTTCGTCACCAGCTCGCTGACCACCAGCTCCGTGGAAAAGGACAGCTCTTCCAGTCCCCACTCGGCTAGCTTGGCGGAGGTGAAACGGCGCGCCCCGGACACGGCCGCAGGGTCGGAGGGAAGGTCCAGGAGGGCGACGTGGCCGTGGTCGAGCGCCCGGGTACGCGCCACGAGAAGGGCCACGTCATCGGCCGGGCGGGTGGGGAGCAGTGCGGTCAGGAGCCGGCCGCAGACCTCCTCCGGCGAGCCGGCCCCGTGGCCGAGGAGCTCGCGCAGCACCGTCAGGGAGGAATCCACGTCGCGACCGGAACGCGCGACGAGACCATCGGTGAACAGGACCAGCAGGCTGCCCTCCGCCAGTTCGAACTGCGCCGTCTCGAAGGGGAAGCCCCCCAGCCCCAGCGGGGGGCCGACCGCCACGTCCAGGAAGTCCACCGACCGGGAGGCCGGACCGTCGCCGCCGATGGTCGATGGTTGCGCCACCGCCGGCAGCGGGTGCCCTGCGCTGGCCAGGGAGCACAGCCGCGAGACGGGGTCGTAGATCGCGTACAGACAGGTGGCGCTGGTCTCCCCGTCGTGCCGCTCCTCCTCGCGGCCG
The DNA window shown above is from Streptomyces vietnamensis and carries:
- a CDS encoding TetR/AcrR family transcriptional regulator, whose product is MRDREPVVQARTRPAPAQRRSTERRQMILSTAEKLLGEQGYEASTIRAIGARAHIPVASVYHYFSDRHQVDAELLQRDMRELDFLVSAVLAESDPPTLPDTVNAVFDLMLDYFRRHPSGIELWVKGRTATISKLVRAFDATQAGKVRDLLVGRGLVRADLPLLVLQLAFEAADQLFHVAFRNSPDGDDTTIDEARRVVTAYLETYASRAAHRHG
- a CDS encoding NAD(P)/FAD-dependent oxidoreductase, with product MSGLIAARELCRQGIDVLVLESADRPGGRMMAETSSLGSRLDLGGQWVGHGHHRFTALAAELGAEMFPMHTPKVPEVVDGSGRIATVGPTMLAVSAVLLAWEARARRGAPGKWASQTVDEWLRRVPGRKARRLLEVLVSVSVTADLDRYSMHAFVEAVRYQGGLTAMLSTNGGAQESLIVEGAGTLTERLAADLGTRVLTGHRVTSIHHDGSGATLHTASGAVRADKVIVSVPPPMSARISYDPPLPASRTALEKNTYMGSVYKAIAVYERPFWRERNGHAEFLLLDRPGGAVFDTTSPDGPGHLCVLVAGTEARELDRLGAAGRSQALLRRLVPRLGPEVLTPVSWHEKSWHLDEHVGGGYAALAIPGTTDGYLPMPSQPVGALHWAGTETASEHAGYIEGAIESGERAAREVIKSLAHTAR